A genomic segment from Acidimicrobiales bacterium encodes:
- a CDS encoding phytanoyl-CoA dioxygenase family protein: MSDTATVASAVEQIATDGWTILPDVIDPETVAGLRDLVDATMARDRTPFGANAFLGSHTRRVFNLLAHDAGFGAVPIDPTVLAVAEAVLDPDLLLSSLTAVETNPGQEAQPLHADDGSIPLPRPHQPLALVALWALTDFDEMNGATRFVPGSHSDPTRPRPGESAETAMAEMRAGSVLVYNGSLWHGGGANRSADRRVFIVCNYCAGWLRQEESQLLALDREYVATLPPRLRRLVGYGVYRGLLGHVAGEDPGSWVDDEVETDLVWKRMR; this comes from the coding sequence GTGAGCGACACCGCCACGGTCGCGTCGGCCGTCGAACAGATCGCCACCGACGGGTGGACGATCCTTCCCGACGTGATCGACCCCGAGACGGTCGCCGGGCTGAGGGATCTGGTCGACGCGACGATGGCGAGAGACCGGACCCCGTTCGGAGCGAACGCCTTCCTGGGGAGCCACACCCGGCGGGTGTTCAACCTGTTGGCCCACGACGCCGGGTTCGGGGCGGTGCCCATCGATCCGACGGTGCTGGCCGTCGCCGAGGCAGTGCTCGACCCCGATCTGCTGCTGTCGTCGTTGACCGCGGTCGAAACCAATCCGGGGCAGGAGGCGCAGCCGTTGCACGCCGACGACGGCTCGATCCCGCTGCCACGGCCGCATCAGCCGTTGGCGCTCGTGGCGCTGTGGGCCCTCACCGATTTCGACGAGATGAACGGCGCCACCCGCTTCGTGCCGGGTTCGCACTCCGACCCCACGCGTCCGCGGCCGGGGGAGTCGGCCGAGACGGCGATGGCCGAGATGCGAGCGGGCAGCGTGCTGGTGTACAACGGTTCGCTCTGGCACGGCGGCGGGGCCAACCGGTCCGCCGATCGCCGCGTGTTCATCGTCTGCAACTATTGCGCAGGCTGGTTGCGGCAGGAGGAGAGCCAACTGCTCGCCCTCGACCGCGAGTACGTCGCCACGCTCCCGCCGCGTCTCCGGCGGCTCGTCGGCTATGGCGTCTATCGGGGACTGCTCGGCCATGTGGCCGGCGAGGACCCGGGCTCATGGGTCGACGACGAGGTCGAGACCGACCTCGTCTGGAAGCGGATGCGCTGA
- a CDS encoding DUF4235 domain-containing protein, producing the protein MKKLIYPLLQTGATIAAAAAARKLASSIWRGEHTPPINPADEEVSWTEAAAWAALSGLLVGAARVVARRGTSAGWKKATGNPAPA; encoded by the coding sequence GTGAAGAAGCTCATCTACCCACTCCTCCAAACCGGCGCCACCATTGCCGCGGCCGCAGCGGCCCGAAAGCTGGCATCGTCGATCTGGCGCGGAGAACACACGCCACCGATCAATCCCGCCGACGAAGAAGTGAGCTGGACCGAAGCGGCAGCGTGGGCTGCGCTCTCGGGGCTCCTCGTCGGCGCGGCGCGAGTCGTGGCTCGCAGAGGAACATCGGCCGGATGGAAGAAGGCGACCGGCAATCCCGCACCCGCCTGA